AAATATAACCGATGGAGCAATATATTTCCAATAGAAAAAAAATTTTCACTTTTCGAAATTTCTCTCCTTAGAGTAGACTTAAGCTCTGTTTAGTAAAGTTCCACCCCAAAAGGTAATATGAGCACGCATGAAATCTCCAATGGGTCGCTACGGCAACTCTGGAAGGTCTCTTCAGCATTGATGATCTCTTTTTTATCGATGGTAGCAATGATGTTTGCCGACCGTCTCTTTCTCTCCTATTATTCCGCAGATGCTCTAAGCGCAGCGACAAGCGCAGGAACTCTCTTTTGGGCAGGAAGTTTCATGTGTGTCACCTTTGCAGCGATGGGAGAAGTTTTTGTCGCCCAATACAATGGATCAAAACAGTATCAGAAACTTGGCAATCCTGTTTGGCAAATGATTTGGTTTTCAGGTCTCTCTTTTATCTTCTTCTTTGCACTCGGATCTTTCGGAAGTGACTACTTTATGAAGATTGGGCTCATGAATACCAATGAAGCGGAGTACTTTAGATGGAACAATTACTTTGCTCCCTGGCTTACGCTTCTTACTGCCATTTCTGCCTTCTATATCGGCCAGGGTAAAACAAGTATCATCAAATGGATGGGAGTCCTTGGGAATGGAGTGAATATCATCCTTGATCCCATTTTTATTTTTGGAAAGTTTGGATTTCCTTCGATGGGCATCAAAGGTGCAGCCATTGCCACAGGAATTGGAATCATCGTTCAAGTTATAATCATTGGAATATTATTCCTCCGAAAAAAGAATCAACAATCTTTTGGAACTGGAAATTGGAGATTCAACAAAATTCTTTTGTTTAAGTGCCTGCGCGTCGGTGCTCCCCCCGCTCTTTTCGTTCTATTCGAACTCCTGAGCTGGGCAACATTTTATATGATGATGGAGCGGATTAGTACGAAACACATTCTAGTTGCAAGCGTCACTCAAAGTATTCTTCTTCTCTTCCTATTTTTCGGTCTTGGCCTGGAAAAGGGAGCGGCTACAATTGCCG
The window above is part of the Candidatus Neptunochlamydia sp. REUL1 genome. Proteins encoded here:
- a CDS encoding MATE family efflux transporter; the protein is MSTHEISNGSLRQLWKVSSALMISFLSMVAMMFADRLFLSYYSADALSAATSAGTLFWAGSFMCVTFAAMGEVFVAQYNGSKQYQKLGNPVWQMIWFSGLSFIFFFALGSFGSDYFMKIGLMNTNEAEYFRWNNYFAPWLTLLTAISAFYIGQGKTSIIKWMGVLGNGVNIILDPIFIFGKFGFPSMGIKGAAIATGIGIIVQVIIIGILFLRKKNQQSFGTGNWRFNKILLFKCLRVGAPPALFVLFELLSWATFYMMMERISTKHILVASVTQSILLLFLFFGLGLEKGAATIAGNLIGANKHHEVKRLFWSGIKLSLIFGAVLAVFLGTFSEFFVDLFFKNPEALTGSALGISPELLGEVKIALKFAMITLIIYLTLENIRWLLSGLLTSAGDTFFPMLLGLISIWCFMLLPTYFFVVIPKAPIERALNIWVFYSLMAATLFLIRFARGKWKEKKLISDGEGETSPIPSHDTTREMGN